The genomic window TTGGCTGCAACAAATGGCACAACAAGGTTGGGGCTTGCGTGATTATAACGTAGGATTTTATACTTTTGAGAAAATAGAGCCAACGAACTACGTATATAAGCTAGATTTTAAGCAAACGCGAAACAATGATATGGAAGAGTATTTGAGTATCTTTTCAGATGCAGGTTGGGAGCATGTTGCTCAATTTGGTGGCTGGCACTATTTCAGAACGAAAGCAGAAGGAGCTACCACGCCAGAGATTTATTCCGATAGAGCCACAAAAGCGCAAAGATATAAGTTTATCGCAAACATCGTCATGGCACTGCTCGCCATTTTACTCGTATTCTTTATCACACACATTGTGCCGATGGCGAGTAGAGGGGACGGAAGCTTTCTCTTATGGATCTATCTATTAATCTTTGGCTTTGGCGGGTTTGGTGTATATAAATTAAAAATCAAAGAAAAAGAGCTAAGCGAATAAGTAAAGGGCTACCACCGTTAAATATCCCTTATGGGTACCGCTATCTTCAATAACACGACACGAAAAAGGAGCATATACCTTTATTAGGTAACCAGCTCCTTTTTTCTATGTGCATATGTCATATGTGATTCCTTACAAATAAGAAACAAGCCTCTTTCATTTTCAACTCACTATCTCCCCAATCAGTAAACCTCTCCAATCAATCGTCACACCTTCGGATGATTAGGTAAGCACTTCCCTCGAACATACATCTAATCAAACGCTTGTTTAGACATTTGTTCGGTCTTTGGGACGGTTCTCGGTCTGCCAAATGTCATTACTTTGGCAGACTGAGAACCGTCCCCATGCTGCTAAATCAACCGTTAATGACTGACCCAGAATTTTTTACAAAAGGATAGGAATAATTAACAAATAAAAAGGGCAGGTATAACTGTCCTGAGTGGTTTAAAAGAGAAAAATTATCTAACTTAGAAACACAATTTGAATATTTAAATTGTAATAAACAATAATAACACTTGTATATGCAATTGTATTTACAAGTGAGGATGATGAAGTTTTGAATTTTTATTTAAGGCAACAGATGCTTTTAACTGTCAGGGCGTTATATTTTTGTATGGAACATAATTGGTCTGAATTAGGTAGAAGGTTTGAAATTTCGCCAGCACAACAACATATTTTGTTTTTACTTTCTACTCATAATAATACACTTACTCCTACTCAAATTGGCGAGTTAGGTTGTTGGCATATTTCTACAGTTACAAGATTACTTAAGCCTCTTCAACAGAAGGAACTTGTTACTGTCAAGAAAGACAAAAATACATCCAAATATAAAATTGTATCAATGACCGTTGATGGGAAAAAATTAATTAACAGTTTATTTGATGCTGCTAAAACAATGGAGCTTTTTCCATTTGACTTGCGTTACTTGTCTGAAGAAGAGGTGTTATCTTTTTTAGAGTGTGGTAAAAAAATTCTAGATGTTCATAAAGGCGAAAACTTTAGATTTAATGTGATCTCAGCGAAAGTTGAGGGCGGTAACTATGGCTAATGATGATATAGCGGTTTTTTTAATCTGTACCGCATTACTAGCTATGATAAGTGTATTATCGTTATTTTTTCTAGCTCGCTATATGCTTACTATAGAGATTATGCTCTATTTTTTCTTCTCAACAATATTCACACAAAATTACTTTCGGCTAACGGAATCTAGTTTTAAATTATTTGATATTATTGATAAAATACAAGCCTATTGGATATTGAAGCTAGAGTATAACATTATCCTACCAGTATTACTTGTATGGGCCACTGTTTACTGGAATGGTCACAAGTATAATACGGTAGCTTTTAGCATTATACTTTGGATTTCGATTTTTGTTGGAATTGACTTTGTAAATGATTTGGCAGGTATAATTGATAAGAATAGTCAGTATTTTTTATACAGTACTATCTTTGGGTTTTTATCGATAATATCTTTAATACTTTTTAAACATTTATATCAAAAGATATTAAAGCGTGAAGGATTAGTTATATGAAGTGGTTAGAACCCTTATTGCCCATTGCATTTGATAAAAATGAAATTTTTACTATTGTAATTGTATTTATTACAGTTATTATTTTAAAACTATTACCTAGAGCGATGAAAACTTCTATCTTTATCTTCATGTACGTTTTTAATGTTGCCCTCACTGTTTTTGGTGATTATTTACTCGCTGGTAACCCTTATAATCTATACGATACTTTAGATAAGAATAGTGGGGAACTTTTTGATTTCATCTTGCATTTAATTGTTTATCCTAGTTCTATATTAATTCTAATCTCAGTATATATATGTTATAGCAAGAAACCATTATCATTCATATTTATATTATGTTCTGCTGCAGTACTAATTCTCTTAGAGTTGATTTCATTAAGTTTTGACTTGTTTACCTATATTAATTGGAATATCAAATACTCTTTTGGTGTTTATATAATAATAATGGCCATAAATACCGTTGTATTTAGATATTTAACGGGAAAGTATAGCAAAGCAGTTAGTTAAACCATTATAGAGTATATACAGATGACTAAATTGAACAAGAAATACTCAACTGGGCTAATTTGTTTTCTCCGCGGTACAAGAATACAGTTGGATCACTACTTAAGACGATTATATTCATTGTGATCGTCAGCAAACCTTCAACCAGAAAGTAGAAAATGCACCTCAATAGTTAGGCTGAATGTTAATTTTCAATGAACTACCTCATGAAATTCATTATTATTGGCATACTATTTTAAAAAGTAACGGGGCTAAATTATGTACTTATTTATAGTTGTAGGTGTATATGTCATTTTTGCTAAGGTGTTTGTTGACTGGAAAAGGTGGATGGAATTTTATCCTACCATTCAGTTCTATATCATATGTAATTTACTATATAATTTTATATTCTATCAACATACATTATGGAGATATAAGGCGGTTACACTCTCTTGGCTAAATCATACCCTTATTGAAGTAACATTTACCTTTTTAATTGTCCCGGTAGTGCTCATTATCTATTTACAACATTATCCAACAGGAAAAAAGAAGTATTTATACATTTTAATTTGGATTTTATACTTTACGGTTATAGAAATTCTATTTATGAAAAAAGGTTTATTTATTCACGAGAATGAGTGGAATATATGGTGGACCACTTTATTTAATTTCATAACATTTGCCATTATTCGCCTTCACTATAAAAATCCATTAGTTGGAATATTAGTATCCATCCCAATCATCATCGTTTTATTAATGTTCTTTCATCCAGCTTTATCAGAATTGAAATAGTAGGTGGTT from Bacillus sp. HMF5848 includes these protein-coding regions:
- a CDS encoding CBO0543 family protein; translation: MYLFIVVGVYVIFAKVFVDWKRWMEFYPTIQFYIICNLLYNFIFYQHTLWRYKAVTLSWLNHTLIEVTFTFLIVPVVLIIYLQHYPTGKKKYLYILIWILYFTVIEILFMKKGLFIHENEWNIWWTTLFNFITFAIIRLHYKNPLVGILVSIPIIIVLLMFFHPALSELK
- a CDS encoding MarR family transcriptional regulator, which produces MNFYLRQQMLLTVRALYFCMEHNWSELGRRFEISPAQQHILFLLSTHNNTLTPTQIGELGCWHISTVTRLLKPLQQKELVTVKKDKNTSKYKIVSMTVDGKKLINSLFDAAKTMELFPFDLRYLSEEEVLSFLECGKKILDVHKGENFRFNVISAKVEGGNYG
- a CDS encoding DUF2812 domain-containing protein, with translation MMLKKTFKIFWAWQDDQEEIWLQQMAQQGWGLRDYNVGFYTFEKIEPTNYVYKLDFKQTRNNDMEEYLSIFSDAGWEHVAQFGGWHYFRTKAEGATTPEIYSDRATKAQRYKFIANIVMALLAILLVFFITHIVPMASRGDGSFLLWIYLLIFGFGGFGVYKLKIKEKELSE